One genomic segment of Clostridium estertheticum subsp. estertheticum includes these proteins:
- a CDS encoding type I restriction-modification system subunit M, which produces MESTANIGFEEMLWKAADKLRGSMDAAEYKHVVLGLIFLRYISDKFETKYNDLVAEGEGFEEELDEYLAENIFWVPKEARWIFIKNKAKDTKIGQIIDDAMILIEKENKTLKNVLEKRYARPEIDKRRLGELIDEISKIQMHNNNNNNKETDLIGRVYEYFLGKFADAEGKGGGEFYTPTSVVKTLVGMIEPFRGRVYDPCCGSGGMFVQSEKFVEENQGKLTDIAIYGQELNATTWKLCKMNLAIRGLECNIGASHDDTFHNDLHKNLKADYILANPPFNISDWGGEQLTDDVRWAYGIPPAGNANYAWLQHIIYHLSPNGVAGIVLANGSLSSNTSNEGEIRKNLLEADLVDCIVTMPDKLFYSTGIPVSLWILNRNKKGDKKRRNRGSEILFIDARQLGEMIDRRHRELSNEDINKVSEIYHNWRNIDGNYEDVKGLCNSAKLDKVKEYEYVLIPGRYVGIEEVEDDGIPFEDKMENMTVELAELFAKSGHLEEEIRKNLGGLGYEF; this is translated from the coding sequence ATGGAAAGTACAGCAAATATTGGATTTGAAGAAATGCTGTGGAAAGCAGCAGATAAACTAAGAGGGAGTATGGATGCAGCTGAATATAAGCATGTGGTACTAGGATTAATATTCCTTAGGTATATATCAGATAAATTTGAAACAAAATATAATGACCTCGTTGCTGAGGGAGAAGGTTTTGAAGAAGAACTGGATGAATATTTGGCTGAAAATATCTTTTGGGTGCCCAAAGAAGCCAGATGGATCTTTATAAAAAACAAAGCTAAAGATACTAAAATTGGTCAAATAATTGATGACGCCATGATATTAATAGAAAAAGAAAATAAAACTCTTAAAAATGTATTAGAAAAGAGATATGCAAGACCAGAGATTGATAAAAGAAGACTTGGCGAACTAATTGATGAGATTTCAAAAATTCAAATGCATAATAATAATAATAATAATAAAGAAACTGATTTGATTGGACGTGTATACGAATATTTCTTAGGAAAATTTGCAGATGCTGAAGGAAAAGGTGGCGGCGAGTTTTATACTCCTACATCAGTAGTTAAAACACTTGTAGGCATGATAGAACCTTTTAGAGGTCGTGTATATGACCCTTGTTGTGGTTCTGGTGGTATGTTTGTTCAAAGTGAAAAGTTTGTTGAAGAAAATCAAGGCAAGTTAACAGATATTGCTATTTATGGACAAGAACTCAATGCAACTACATGGAAACTTTGTAAAATGAATTTAGCTATTCGTGGACTTGAATGTAATATAGGTGCAAGTCATGATGATACATTCCACAATGACCTACATAAAAACCTGAAAGCAGATTATATTTTAGCAAATCCACCGTTTAATATAAGCGATTGGGGTGGTGAACAATTAACTGATGATGTGCGATGGGCTTATGGTATTCCCCCAGCTGGAAACGCTAACTATGCGTGGCTTCAACATATAATTTATCACTTATCACCAAATGGTGTAGCTGGGATTGTCCTTGCAAACGGTTCATTAAGTTCGAACACTTCAAACGAAGGTGAAATTAGAAAGAATTTGCTTGAAGCCGATTTAGTAGATTGTATAGTAACTATGCCAGATAAGCTGTTCTATTCTACAGGAATTCCAGTATCATTATGGATTTTAAATAGAAATAAAAAAGGTGATAAAAAACGCAGAAACCGTGGAAGTGAAATTTTGTTTATAGATGCAAGGCAACTTGGAGAAATGATCGATAGAAGACATAGAGAGTTATCTAATGAAGATATAAATAAAGTCTCAGAGATATACCATAATTGGAGAAATATTGACGGAAATTATGAAGATGTAAAAGGCTTATGTAATTCAGCGAAATTAGATAAGGTAAAAGAATATGAATATGTCTTAATTCCTGGAAGGTATGTTGGGATAGAAGAAGTTGAAGATGATGGAATTCCATTTGAGGATAAGATGGAAAATATGACTGTAGAACTGGCTGAATTATTTGCAAAGTCAGGGCATTTAGAAGAAGAGATTAGAAAGAATCTAGGGGGTCTTGGATATGAGTTTTAG
- a CDS encoding MBL fold metallo-hydrolase, with protein sequence MGNYIMEKIQPFADDNRRIFAKLYIDSSWFEELSLHLPNDLLFEAFQSGIDMIMESGELEYLIDLVEDIISDIPFFPFELNFSLINEGVVELDSIFSESNEKNKNNTYKPYFYEFSGYCESWSDLKKLLLYYRKSDYGYFTCFLDFSEESNYDNMIAVVDGNVLFSASPIEEKSGKLVVVHNSSKIDPKFMPILDDSIYKCVTNPVNESRKNILKDAIDSLKMSFEPKNAIIYNVGQGNNVSIELKGEKHVFFDIGLTKSGLERNQSETKAAIKEFNKINPEIVILSHWDMDHILGVAYANNSIYDAVWIVPDLWGLMKYTYKRKGVLKFKYVSDSAKRLLKYLDFKNAGKLFIIDESWTNSCIYSSKNENMCIWTGSRQNANGINGAKEPYNINEANNFGLIMTFRNKKKLLLSGDCEYSIMPSDIWEEEYEYLLASHHCSKMSKIPLAKAASNKKAILSYGVANNYGHPNKQHIRELSNIGYEINTTLGHRHIRCNLK encoded by the coding sequence GTGGGGAATTATATAATGGAAAAAATACAGCCGTTTGCTGACGACAACAGAAGAATATTTGCCAAGCTTTATATTGACAGTAGTTGGTTTGAAGAATTATCATTACATTTACCCAATGATTTGTTATTTGAAGCATTTCAATCAGGTATAGATATGATTATGGAATCAGGTGAACTTGAATACTTAATTGATTTAGTTGAAGATATTATTTCAGATATACCATTTTTCCCTTTTGAGTTAAACTTTTCGCTGATAAATGAAGGTGTGGTTGAATTAGATAGTATTTTCAGTGAATCTAATGAAAAAAATAAAAATAATACTTATAAACCTTATTTTTATGAGTTCTCTGGTTATTGCGAATCTTGGAGTGATTTAAAAAAATTACTTTTATATTATAGAAAAAGTGATTATGGATATTTTACATGTTTTTTAGACTTCTCAGAAGAATCTAATTATGATAATATGATAGCTGTTGTTGATGGTAATGTTCTATTTAGTGCTAGTCCCATTGAAGAAAAATCAGGGAAATTAGTGGTTGTACATAATTCTTCTAAGATTGATCCTAAGTTTATGCCTATACTTGATGATAGCATTTATAAATGTGTAACTAACCCTGTTAATGAATCTAGAAAAAATATTCTTAAGGATGCAATAGATAGTTTGAAAATGTCATTTGAACCTAAAAATGCAATAATCTATAATGTAGGACAAGGAAACAATGTTTCCATAGAATTGAAGGGGGAAAAACATGTATTTTTTGATATTGGATTAACAAAGTCTGGATTAGAACGAAATCAATCTGAAACGAAAGCAGCTATTAAGGAATTTAATAAAATAAATCCAGAGATTGTTATATTATCACATTGGGATATGGATCATATATTAGGAGTAGCTTATGCTAACAATAGTATTTATGATGCTGTGTGGATAGTTCCTGATCTATGGGGATTAATGAAATATACATATAAAAGAAAAGGCGTTTTAAAATTCAAATATGTTTCTGATTCAGCAAAACGACTATTAAAATATTTGGATTTCAAAAATGCTGGAAAATTATTTATTATTGATGAAAGTTGGACAAATAGCTGTATATATAGTAGTAAAAATGAAAATATGTGTATATGGACTGGGAGCAGACAAAATGCTAACGGGATAAATGGAGCAAAAGAACCTTATAATATTAACGAAGCTAATAATTTCGGATTAATTATGACTTTTAGAAATAAGAAGAAACTTCTTCTGTCAGGAGATTGTGAATACAGTATTATGCCTAGTGATATTTGGGAAGAAGAATATGAGTATTTATTAGCCTCTCATCATTGTTCTAAGATGAGCAAAATACCTCTAGCTAAAGCAGCATCTAATAAAAAAGCAATTTTGTCATATGGAGTGGCAAATAATTATGGACATCCTAATAAGCAACATATACGAGAGTTGTCTAATATTGGTTATGAAATTAACACAACATTAGGTCATAGACATATCCGATGTAATTTAAAATAG
- a CDS encoding restriction endonuclease subunit S has translation MSFSQFKKERLCNISEVITRGVTPSYTEEEGVIVINQKCIRDNRVDLSLGRLTDVKKKKIPDHKYLNRYDILINSTGVGTLGRVAQIKEINQPITVDSHVTIVRPNNIVDPRFLGYNLFMQQSNIERLAEGSTGQTELSRVRLGEIIEVVLPPLNEQKAIVHILSTLDKKVEVNNQINKTLEVMAQGIFKQWFVDFEFPNENGEPYKSSGGEMVASELGMIPKAWEVKSLEESCDEIVRGFTSKYIEKGKIKNLNQKVNKGEFLEKQYFKYLREDIEIPENKYARKYDILLNSLGQGTLGRIHFYVEGEQNIVVDQHITIIRPNNEIAKDSYVYQLLITSAYKGIVDNLITGFTGMLMLNISKVRELKMALPQLDLQENYNIIVKSLYDEKALFLKENEILKNIRDALLSRLMSGETRIMIDN, from the coding sequence ATGAGTTTTAGCCAATTTAAAAAAGAAAGGTTATGTAATATAAGTGAGGTAATTACTAGAGGAGTAACCCCTTCATATACTGAAGAAGAAGGAGTAATTGTAATTAATCAAAAATGCATCAGAGATAATAGAGTTGATTTAAGTCTAGGAAGGTTAACTGATGTAAAAAAGAAAAAAATTCCGGATCATAAATATCTAAATAGATATGATATTTTAATAAATTCCACTGGAGTTGGGACACTTGGTAGAGTAGCTCAAATTAAGGAAATAAATCAGCCTATAACTGTTGATTCTCATGTTACTATAGTTCGTCCAAATAATATTGTTGATCCTAGATTTCTGGGGTACAATTTATTTATGCAACAGTCAAATATTGAGAGATTAGCAGAAGGTTCAACTGGACAAACTGAATTATCTAGAGTTAGGCTTGGAGAAATAATTGAGGTAGTACTGCCTCCACTTAATGAACAAAAAGCCATTGTACACATACTCTCAACCCTAGATAAAAAAGTTGAAGTTAACAATCAAATTAATAAAACGCTTGAAGTTATGGCACAGGGCATCTTCAAACAATGGTTTGTAGATTTCGAATTCCCTAACGAGAATGGAGAGCCTTATAAATCTAGCGGTGGTGAAATGGTTGCAAGTGAACTTGGGATGATTCCTAAGGCATGGGAAGTTAAATCACTTGAAGAATCGTGTGATGAGATAGTAAGAGGGTTTACTTCGAAGTATATTGAAAAAGGAAAGATCAAAAATTTAAATCAAAAAGTAAATAAAGGAGAATTTTTAGAAAAACAATACTTTAAATATTTAAGGGAAGATATCGAAATACCTGAAAATAAATATGCAAGGAAATATGATATTTTATTAAATTCATTGGGGCAAGGAACTTTAGGCAGGATACATTTTTATGTTGAAGGTGAACAGAATATCGTTGTGGACCAACACATAACTATTATAAGACCTAATAACGAAATTGCAAAAGATTCATATGTATATCAATTGCTTATAACCTCTGCTTATAAAGGTATAGTTGATAATCTTATTACAGGATTCACAGGCATGTTGATGCTTAATATTTCTAAAGTGAGAGAATTAAAAATGGCCTTACCACAATTAGACTTGCAGGAAAATTACAATATAATAGTAAAATCCTTGTATGATGAAAAAGCTCTTTTTTTGAAAGAAAATGAAATATTAAAAAATATTAGAGATGCTCTTCTCTCTAGACTTATGTCAGGTGAGACAAGAATAATGATAGATAATTAA